In a genomic window of Leptidea sinapis chromosome 14, ilLepSina1.1, whole genome shotgun sequence:
- the LOC126967918 gene encoding diphthine--ammonia ligase isoform X2, with amino-acid sequence MRTVALISGGKDSCYNMMQCVVAGHDIVALANLQPQHKDELDSYMYQTVGHQGIEMYADAMELPLYREVTSGVAIDKGRNYKPTVNDEVEDLYRLLSRIKEEMNIQAVSSGAILSDYQRIRVENVCQRLGLVSLAYLWRRNQKELLQEMVSSGVHAILIKVAALGLDPMKHLGMTLKDIQPHLLVMQETYGLNVCGEGGEYETFTLDCPLFKKRLVIDEKELIIHSDDSVASVGYLNLKCHLEPKDDYDGTIKLPINVKNSFEFVKDLSDTVFSDISDIDLSESELESIEKLEIEEKKKQEELNPLINYEGRKFLDKNESVDQIEDDVAEDGYYYDEVHNESNKFPVVDHRSIYGNKHGWFYIGGIVGEGSDTALATGDAMRKLISRLVTIRKLRAVKCLFCEFIYEGHGTLCGTQ; translated from the exons ATGAGGACAGTAGCATTAATAAGCGGTGGCAAAGACAGCTGTTACAACATGATGCAGTGTGTAGTCGCCGGTCATGATATCGTGGCCCTGGCGAACCTCCAACCTCAACACAAAG ATGAATTAGACAGTTACATGTATCAGACAGTTGGTCACCAAGGTATAGAGATGTATGCTGATGCAATGGAACTTCCCTTGTATAGGGAGGTgacttctggtgttgcaatagataAAGGAAGAAATTATAAGCCCACTGTCAATGATGAGGTTGAGGATCTTTATAGATTGCTATCAAGGATTAAG gAGGAGATGAATATTCAAGCAGTGTCAAGTGGTGCCATATTATCTGATTACCAAAGAATTAGAGTTGAAAATGT gtgcCAACGATTAGGTCTTGTTTCACTAGCATATTTGTGGAGGAGAAACCAAAAAGAATTGCTGCAAGAAATGGTATCCAGCGGTGTTCATGCTATTCTTATAAAG GTTGCAGCATTAGGATTAGACCCTATGAAACACTTGGGTATGACCCTAAAAGACATTCAGCCACACCTTCTAGTCATGCAAGAGACATATGGACTCAATGTTTGTGGGGAGGGGGGAGAATATGAGACATTCACTCTTGACTGCCCACTCTTCAAAAAACGTTTAGTGAT AGATGAAAAAGAGTTAATAATACATTCAGATGACTCTGTCGCCTCTGTTGGATACTTGAATTTGAAGTGTCACCTTGAACCGAAAGATGACTATGATGGAACAATCAAACTGCCTATTAACGTGAAAAACTCCTTCGAATTTGTTAAAGATTTAAGTGACACAGTCTTCAGTGATATTAGCGATATTGATTTAAGTGAATCGGAGTTGGAGTCAATTGAGAAACTGGAGATAGAAGAGAAAAAGAAACAGGAAGAGTTAAATCCTTTAATCAATTATGAAGGGAGAAAATTTCTAGACAAAAATGAGTCAGTAGATCAAATAGAAGATGATGTAGCTGAAGATGGTTATTATTATGATGAAGTGCATAATGAAAGTAATAAATTCCCTGTTGTAGACCACAGATCGATATATGGTAATAAGCATGGCTGGTTTTATATTGGTGGCATAGTTGGTGAAGGTTCAGACACTGCATTAGCAACAGGAGATGCAATGCGAAAATTAATTAGTAG